Proteins from a single region of Theileria parva strain Muguga chromosome 1, complete sequence, whole genome shotgun sequence:
- a CDS encoding putative integral membrane protein translates to MGAYLLTLGENYPRRFANAILNDLIKLVLSSGYENDSPVLGLQSTLQEKLKDIFYKYDSVVEKDHVTLIKVKAEHAKNHIKESMFHVLESTANVELLRDTSEVLKGKAIEAFEASKNASKVYARPRNIVIIVSVVLGIAAIVAIALIIYFCTKKS, encoded by the exons ATGGGAGCTTATTTGTTAACTTTGGGAGAAAATTATCCAAGACGTTTCGCCAACGCCATATTAAAc GATTTAATTAAGCTAGTATTATCAAGTGGTTATGAAAATGACTCACCTGTACTAGGTTTGCAATCTACGTTACAAGAAAAACTAAAAGATATTTTCTATAAATACGACTCAGTTGTTGAAAAAGATCACGTCACCTTG atCAAGGTAAAAGCTGAACACGCCAAGAATCACATAAAGGAGAGTATGTTTCATGTTTTAGAAAGTACCGCAAACGTTGAATTACTGAGGGATACCTCTGAGGTTCTTAAGGGGAAAGCAATTGAA GCATTTGAAGCCTCAAAAAACGCCTCTAAAGTTTATGCAAGACCAAGGAACata GTTATAATCGTTTCAGTCGTTTTAGGAATTGCAGCTATAGTTGCTATAGCTCTCATAATATACTTTTGCACCAAGaaatcataa
- the COX11 gene encoding Cytochrome c oxidase assembly protein CtaG/Cox11 family protein has translation MLSVLAPLVARSLARGTGISSTRLLLFQNTINRCSICLNSTSRIPVHDSRKLSETEGHTEDNSIKHNKNVERKMINSLNYNAKFADFIRKDTKPDDGMGYGLVALFIAMFGISFACVPLYEYFCQQSGYLGTTKKTKTYTPPPENLNLRKFEIDFVTHSNLNWEFKPCQKRVVVRPGETTLSFYTAKNLSKEPVIGVAAYHVIPDEAGLYFNKIQCFCFEEQLLNPGEEVDLPVLFFLDPEIVKDKKLHGVDKITLSYIFFEANSEIPPEYKSLFNQTSEPIKNS, from the exons ATGTTGTCGGTGTTAGCTCCCCTGGTAGCAAGGTCGCTGGCCAGGGGGACTGGAATCTCGAGTACAAGACTTTTGCTCTTCcaaaatactataaatcGGTGTTCAATCTGTTTAAATTCAACAAGTAGAATCCCAGTTCATGACAGTAGAAAATTATCAGAGACTGAAGGACACACAGAagataatagtataaaacaCAACAAGAATGTGGAAAGAAAGATGATAAATAGTTTGAATTATAATGCAAAATTTGCCGATTTTATAAGGAAGGACACCAAGCCAGATGACGGAATGGGTTATGGCCTAGTGGCACTATTTATCGCAATGTTTGGAATCTCATTTGCCTGTGTTCCACTATACGAGTACTTTTGCCAACAATCGGGGTATCTGGGAACCACAAAGAAAACAAAAACATACACACCACCGCCTGaaa ATTTGAATTTGAGAAAGTTTGAAATTGATTTTGTGACTCATTCTAACCTGAATTGGGAGTTTAAGCCCTGTCAGAAAAGAGTAGTGGTCAGACCTGGTGAGACTACACTATCTTTCTATACGGCTAAGAACCTGAGTAAAGAACCCGTTATAG GAGTTGCTGCATACCATGTTATACCGGATGAGGCTGgactttattttaataaaatacagTGTTTCTGCTTTGAAGAGCAATTACTAAACCCAG gaGAGGAGGTGGATTTACCCGTTCTTTTCTTTCTAGATCCCGAAATCGTAAAGGATAAAAAACTAC ATGGAGTTGATAAGATCACATTGTCGTACATCTTCTTTGAAGCTAATTCTGAAATACCGCCAGAATATAAAAGTTTATTTAACCAGACGTCTGAACCCATAAAAAATAGTTGA